The Patagioenas fasciata isolate bPatFas1 chromosome 3, bPatFas1.hap1, whole genome shotgun sequence genome contains a region encoding:
- the EPAS1 gene encoding endothelial PAS domain-containing protein 1 isoform X5, whose protein sequence is MSLTEGRIDEADHPAPLLAESSSERRKEKSRDAARCRRSKETEVFYELAHELPLPHNISSHLDKASIMRLAISFLRTHKLLSSVCADNENELEADQQMDNLYLKALEGFIAVVTQDGDMIFLSENVNKYMGLTQVELTGHSIFDFTHPCDHEEIRENLSLKNGPGFGKKSKEMSTERDFFMRMKCTVTNRGRTVNLKSATWKVLHCTGQVKVYNTCPPHTLCGYKEPLLTCLIIMCEPIQHPSNIDIPLDSKTFLSRHSMDMKFTYCDDRITDLIGYHPEELLGRSAYEFYHALDSESMTKSHQNLCTKGQVVTGQYRMLAKHGGYVWLETQGTVIYNTRNLQPQCIVCVNYVLSEIEKNDIVFSMDQTESLFKPHLLTMSTAYESGIPGTEKSDFLFTKLKEEPEELAQLAPTPGDAIISLDFGTQKFEEAPAFTTAVLTPNKVWPAEGKSHAAQGETLTIPSFTMPQIAPGSSTPSASSNSSCSTPSSPGDYYNSVDEDFKIEVIEKLFAMDTESKNQCNSQTDFNELDLETLAPYIPMDGEDFQLSPICQEERPLSESAQNTQQSLSSMSSIFQPLASASQDQFPPEKYCSQISNKNMNPGHGSLSSVFFNNVSRSSLPPYHHQASTPLSSMGGRPNTQWPPDPPLEYVPAKWRLMDKYSGSLSSSPSGPPIHSHSMPIYKKMPLDAFGQRGIGINPARIALSNSLKLKRQLDYEEQALQQLSGGDPSVINPSHLMWKRMKFLKGENCSLVTEKKALSTSILTDEFVCNSRGLSQTMNQLQQQQQQQPPPPTCGSPGENLKAGAFPPSFYSSQYQDYSVQPAHKTSGMTSRLLGPSFEPYLLPELTRYDCEVNVPVLGSSTLLQGSELLRALDQAT, encoded by the exons GAGCAGTTCCGAACGGAGGAAGGAGAAATCAAGAGATGCAGCAAGATGCAGAAGAAGCAAGGAGACTGAAGTCTTCTATGAACTGGCACATgagctgcccctgccccacaacATCAGTTCCCACTTGGACAAGGCGTCCATAATGCGCCTGGCAATCAGTTTTCTGCGCACTCACAAGCTTCTGTCTTCAG taTGTGCTGACAATGAGAATGAACTAGAGGCAGACCAACAGATGGACAACTTGTACCTGAAAGCTTTGGAGGGATTTATTGCCGTGGTGACACAGGATGGAGACATGATCTTCTTGTCAGAGAATGTCAACAAATACATGGGTCTTACCCAG GTGGAATTAACTGGACACAGCATTTTTGACTTCACTCATCCATGTGACCACGAAGAAATTCGAGAGAATCTGAGTCTGAAAAATG GTCCAGGCTTTGGAAAGAAGAGCAAAGAGATGTCAACTGAGCGTGACTTCTTCATGAGGATGAAATGCACCGTTACCAACAGAGGCAGAACTGTTAACCTCAAGTCTGCCACATGGAAG GTTTTGCACTGTACTGGACAAGTTAAAGTGTATAACACTTGCCCTCCTCACACTCTGTGTGGGTATAAAGAGCCTCTTCTTACCTGCCTTATAATAATGTGTGAGCCTATTCAGCATCCTTCAAACATCGATATACCCCTGGACAGTAAGACCTTCCTGAGTCGCCACAGCATGGACATGAAATTTACCTACTGTGATGACAG AATTACAGACTTGATTGGATaccatccagaggagctgctgggccgTTCAGCTTATGAGTTCTACCATGCCTTGGACTCGGAGAGTATGACCAAGAGTCACCAGAACT TGTGTACAAAAGGTCAAGTAGTGACGGGGCAGTACCGAATGCTTGCCAAGCATGGTGGATACGTATGGCTGGAGACTCAGGGGACGGTGATTTACAACACTCGCAACCTGCAGCCTCAGTGTATTGTCTGTGTCAACTACGTGCTGAG TGAAATTGAGAAGAACGACATCGTGTTCTCCATGGACCAAACGGAATCTCTCTTCAAGCCTCACCTGCTGACGATGAGCACCGCCTACGAGAGCGGCATCCCTGGCACAGAGAAGAGTGACTTCTTGTTTACTAAGTTAAAGGAGGAACCAGAGGAACTTGCtcagctggcaccaacacccgGCGATGCCATTATTTCCCTGGATTTTG GGACACAGAAGTTTGAGGAAGCCCCTGCCTTCACCACTGCTGTTTTGACACCAAACAAAGTGTGGCCAGCGGAAGGGAAAAGCCATGCTGCTCAAGGTGAAACACTGACAATACCGTCCTTTACAATGCCTCAGATTGCACCTGGCAGCAGTACTCCAAGCGCAAGCAGCAACAGTAGCTGTTCCACG CCAAGCAGCCCAGGAGATTATTACAATTCTGTGGATGAAGATTTTAAGATTGAGGTGATTGAAAAACTCTTTGCCATGGACACAGAATCAAAAAATCAGTGCAACTCCCAG ACTGACTTCAATGAACTGGACCTTGAAACCTTGGCTCCTTACATTCCTATGGATGGAGAAGATTTCCAGCTCAGCCCAATCTGCCAAGAAGAACGCCCCCTCTCTGAAAGTGCACAAAATACCCAGCAGAGTCTAAGTAGCATGAGTTCCATCTTCCAACCCCTTGCTTCTGCTTCACAGGATCAGTTTCCCCCAGAGAAATATTGCTCACAGATATCAAATAAAAACATGAACCCTGGTCATGGGTCCCTGTCATCAGTGTTCTTCAACAATGTGAGTAGGTCATCGCTGCCACCGTACCATCATCAAGCCAGCACTCCCCTGTCTTCGATGGGAGGAAGACCAAACACCCAGTGGCCACCTGATCCCCCATTAGAATATGTTCCTGCTAAATGGAGACTCATGGATAAATACTCAGGATCCCTATCAAGTTCCCCTTCAGGGCCACCAATACATTCTCACAGCATGCCcatatataaaaaaat GCCCCTGGATGCCTTTGGGCAACGAGGCATAGGTATAAACCCAGCGAGAATTGCACTGTCTAACAGTTTGAAACTGAAGCGACAACTGGATTATGAAGAACAGGCATTGCAACAGCTGAGTGGG GGAGATCCATCTGTCATAAACCCATCACACCTAATGTGGAAGAGAATGAAGTTTCTCAAAGGGGAAAATTGTTCCTTGGTTACAGAAAAGAAGGCTCTCAGCACAAGTATTCTTACTG ATGAATTTGTCTGTAACTCGAGAGGTTTGAGCCAAACAATGAAccaactgcagcagcagcagcagcagcaaccacCACCACCCACCTGTGGGAGTCCTGGTGAGAATTTGAAAGCAGGAGCATTTCCCCCTTCGTTTTACAGTTCCCAGTATCAGGACTATAGTGTCCAGCCAGCTCATAAAACGTCAG GTATGACCAGTCGGCTTCTGGGACCCTCTTTTGAACCCTACTTGTTGCCCGAGTTGACAAGATATGACTGTGAGGTGAACGTCCCTGTTTTGGGCAGCTCTACGCTTCTGCAGGGCAGTGAACTGctcagagcactggaccaggcaaCCTGA
- the EPAS1 gene encoding endothelial PAS domain-containing protein 1 isoform X2, translating into MSLTEGRIDEADHPAPLLAESSSERRKEKSRDAARCRRSKETEVFYELAHELPLPHNISSHLDKASIMRLAISFLRTHKLLSSVCADNENELEADQQMDNLYLKALEGFIAVVTQDGDMIFLSENVNKYMGLTQVELTGHSIFDFTHPCDHEEIRENLSLKNVLGLSSTNHSSTVHASLMVSAGPGFGKKSKEMSTERDFFMRMKCTVTNRGRTVNLKSATWKVLHCTGQVKVYNTCPPHTLCGYKEPLLTCLIIMCEPIQHPSNIDIPLDSKTFLSRHSMDMKFTYCDDRITDLIGYHPEELLGRSAYEFYHALDSESMTKSHQNLCTKGQVVTGQYRMLAKHGGYVWLETQGTVIYNTRNLQPQCIVCVNYVLSEIEKNDIVFSMDQTESLFKPHLLTMSTAYESGIPGTEKSDFLFTKLKEEPEELAQLAPTPGDAIISLDFGTQKFEEAPAFTTAVLTPNKVWPAEGKSHAAQGETLTIPSFTMPQIAPGSSTPSASSNSSCSTPSSPGDYYNSVDEDFKIEVIEKLFAMDTESKNQCNSQTDFNELDLETLAPYIPMDGEDFQLSPICQEERPLSESAQNTQQSLSSMSSIFQPLASASQDQFPPEKYCSQISNKNMNPGHGSLSSVFFNNVSRSSLPPYHHQASTPLSSMGGRPNTQWPPDPPLEYVPAKWRLMDKYSGSLSSSPSGPPIHSHSMPIYKKMPLDAFGQRGIGINPARIALSNSLKLKRQLDYEEQALQQLSGGDPSVINPSHLMWKRMKFLKGENCSLVTEKKALSTSILTDEFVCNSRGLSQTMNQLQQQQQQQPPPPTCGSPGENLKAGAFPPSFYSSQYQDYSVQPAHKTSGMTSRLLGPSFEPYLLPELTRYDCEVNVPVLGSSTLLQGSELLRALDQAT; encoded by the exons GAGCAGTTCCGAACGGAGGAAGGAGAAATCAAGAGATGCAGCAAGATGCAGAAGAAGCAAGGAGACTGAAGTCTTCTATGAACTGGCACATgagctgcccctgccccacaacATCAGTTCCCACTTGGACAAGGCGTCCATAATGCGCCTGGCAATCAGTTTTCTGCGCACTCACAAGCTTCTGTCTTCAG taTGTGCTGACAATGAGAATGAACTAGAGGCAGACCAACAGATGGACAACTTGTACCTGAAAGCTTTGGAGGGATTTATTGCCGTGGTGACACAGGATGGAGACATGATCTTCTTGTCAGAGAATGTCAACAAATACATGGGTCTTACCCAG GTGGAATTAACTGGACACAGCATTTTTGACTTCACTCATCCATGTGACCACGAAGAAATTCGAGAGAATCTGAGTCTGAAAAATG TTTTAGGTCTGAGCTCTACAAACCACTCTTCAACGGTCCATGCATCTTTGATGGTCTCTGCAG GTCCAGGCTTTGGAAAGAAGAGCAAAGAGATGTCAACTGAGCGTGACTTCTTCATGAGGATGAAATGCACCGTTACCAACAGAGGCAGAACTGTTAACCTCAAGTCTGCCACATGGAAG GTTTTGCACTGTACTGGACAAGTTAAAGTGTATAACACTTGCCCTCCTCACACTCTGTGTGGGTATAAAGAGCCTCTTCTTACCTGCCTTATAATAATGTGTGAGCCTATTCAGCATCCTTCAAACATCGATATACCCCTGGACAGTAAGACCTTCCTGAGTCGCCACAGCATGGACATGAAATTTACCTACTGTGATGACAG AATTACAGACTTGATTGGATaccatccagaggagctgctgggccgTTCAGCTTATGAGTTCTACCATGCCTTGGACTCGGAGAGTATGACCAAGAGTCACCAGAACT TGTGTACAAAAGGTCAAGTAGTGACGGGGCAGTACCGAATGCTTGCCAAGCATGGTGGATACGTATGGCTGGAGACTCAGGGGACGGTGATTTACAACACTCGCAACCTGCAGCCTCAGTGTATTGTCTGTGTCAACTACGTGCTGAG TGAAATTGAGAAGAACGACATCGTGTTCTCCATGGACCAAACGGAATCTCTCTTCAAGCCTCACCTGCTGACGATGAGCACCGCCTACGAGAGCGGCATCCCTGGCACAGAGAAGAGTGACTTCTTGTTTACTAAGTTAAAGGAGGAACCAGAGGAACTTGCtcagctggcaccaacacccgGCGATGCCATTATTTCCCTGGATTTTG GGACACAGAAGTTTGAGGAAGCCCCTGCCTTCACCACTGCTGTTTTGACACCAAACAAAGTGTGGCCAGCGGAAGGGAAAAGCCATGCTGCTCAAGGTGAAACACTGACAATACCGTCCTTTACAATGCCTCAGATTGCACCTGGCAGCAGTACTCCAAGCGCAAGCAGCAACAGTAGCTGTTCCACG CCAAGCAGCCCAGGAGATTATTACAATTCTGTGGATGAAGATTTTAAGATTGAGGTGATTGAAAAACTCTTTGCCATGGACACAGAATCAAAAAATCAGTGCAACTCCCAG ACTGACTTCAATGAACTGGACCTTGAAACCTTGGCTCCTTACATTCCTATGGATGGAGAAGATTTCCAGCTCAGCCCAATCTGCCAAGAAGAACGCCCCCTCTCTGAAAGTGCACAAAATACCCAGCAGAGTCTAAGTAGCATGAGTTCCATCTTCCAACCCCTTGCTTCTGCTTCACAGGATCAGTTTCCCCCAGAGAAATATTGCTCACAGATATCAAATAAAAACATGAACCCTGGTCATGGGTCCCTGTCATCAGTGTTCTTCAACAATGTGAGTAGGTCATCGCTGCCACCGTACCATCATCAAGCCAGCACTCCCCTGTCTTCGATGGGAGGAAGACCAAACACCCAGTGGCCACCTGATCCCCCATTAGAATATGTTCCTGCTAAATGGAGACTCATGGATAAATACTCAGGATCCCTATCAAGTTCCCCTTCAGGGCCACCAATACATTCTCACAGCATGCCcatatataaaaaaat GCCCCTGGATGCCTTTGGGCAACGAGGCATAGGTATAAACCCAGCGAGAATTGCACTGTCTAACAGTTTGAAACTGAAGCGACAACTGGATTATGAAGAACAGGCATTGCAACAGCTGAGTGGG GGAGATCCATCTGTCATAAACCCATCACACCTAATGTGGAAGAGAATGAAGTTTCTCAAAGGGGAAAATTGTTCCTTGGTTACAGAAAAGAAGGCTCTCAGCACAAGTATTCTTACTG ATGAATTTGTCTGTAACTCGAGAGGTTTGAGCCAAACAATGAAccaactgcagcagcagcagcagcagcaaccacCACCACCCACCTGTGGGAGTCCTGGTGAGAATTTGAAAGCAGGAGCATTTCCCCCTTCGTTTTACAGTTCCCAGTATCAGGACTATAGTGTCCAGCCAGCTCATAAAACGTCAG GTATGACCAGTCGGCTTCTGGGACCCTCTTTTGAACCCTACTTGTTGCCCGAGTTGACAAGATATGACTGTGAGGTGAACGTCCCTGTTTTGGGCAGCTCTACGCTTCTGCAGGGCAGTGAACTGctcagagcactggaccaggcaaCCTGA
- the EPAS1 gene encoding endothelial PAS domain-containing protein 1 isoform X3, with the protein MTADKEKKRSSSERRKEKSRDAARCRRSKETEVFYELAHELPLPHNISSHLDKASIMRLAISFLRTHKLLSSVCADNENELEADQQMDNLYLKALEGFIAVVTQDGDMIFLSENVNKYMGLTQVELTGHSIFDFTHPCDHEEIRENLSLKNVLGLSSTNHSSTVHASLMVSAGPGFGKKSKEMSTERDFFMRMKCTVTNRGRTVNLKSATWKVLHCTGQVKVYNTCPPHTLCGYKEPLLTCLIIMCEPIQHPSNIDIPLDSKTFLSRHSMDMKFTYCDDRITDLIGYHPEELLGRSAYEFYHALDSESMTKSHQNLCTKGQVVTGQYRMLAKHGGYVWLETQGTVIYNTRNLQPQCIVCVNYVLSEIEKNDIVFSMDQTESLFKPHLLTMSTAYESGIPGTEKSDFLFTKLKEEPEELAQLAPTPGDAIISLDFDLHAGTQKFEEAPAFTTAVLTPNKVWPAEGKSHAAQGETLTIPSFTMPQIAPGSSTPSASSNSSCSTPSSPGDYYNSVDEDFKIEVIEKLFAMDTESKNQCNSQTDFNELDLETLAPYIPMDGEDFQLSPICQEERPLSESAQNTQQSLSSMSSIFQPLASASQDQFPPEKYCSQISNKNMNPGHGSLSSVFFNNVSRSSLPPYHHQASTPLSSMGGRPNTQWPPDPPLEYVPAKWRLMDKYSGSLSSSPSGPPIHSHSMPIYKKMPLDAFGQRGIGINPARIALSNSLKLKRQLDYEEQALQQLSGGDPSVINPSHLMWKRMKFLKGENCSLVTEKKALSTSILTDEFVCNSRGLSQTMNQLQQQQQQQPPPPTCGSPGENLKAGAFPPSFYSSQYQDYSVQPAHKTSGMTSRLLGPSFEPYLLPELTRYDCEVNVPVLGSSTLLQGSELLRALDQAT; encoded by the exons GAGCAGTTCCGAACGGAGGAAGGAGAAATCAAGAGATGCAGCAAGATGCAGAAGAAGCAAGGAGACTGAAGTCTTCTATGAACTGGCACATgagctgcccctgccccacaacATCAGTTCCCACTTGGACAAGGCGTCCATAATGCGCCTGGCAATCAGTTTTCTGCGCACTCACAAGCTTCTGTCTTCAG taTGTGCTGACAATGAGAATGAACTAGAGGCAGACCAACAGATGGACAACTTGTACCTGAAAGCTTTGGAGGGATTTATTGCCGTGGTGACACAGGATGGAGACATGATCTTCTTGTCAGAGAATGTCAACAAATACATGGGTCTTACCCAG GTGGAATTAACTGGACACAGCATTTTTGACTTCACTCATCCATGTGACCACGAAGAAATTCGAGAGAATCTGAGTCTGAAAAATG TTTTAGGTCTGAGCTCTACAAACCACTCTTCAACGGTCCATGCATCTTTGATGGTCTCTGCAG GTCCAGGCTTTGGAAAGAAGAGCAAAGAGATGTCAACTGAGCGTGACTTCTTCATGAGGATGAAATGCACCGTTACCAACAGAGGCAGAACTGTTAACCTCAAGTCTGCCACATGGAAG GTTTTGCACTGTACTGGACAAGTTAAAGTGTATAACACTTGCCCTCCTCACACTCTGTGTGGGTATAAAGAGCCTCTTCTTACCTGCCTTATAATAATGTGTGAGCCTATTCAGCATCCTTCAAACATCGATATACCCCTGGACAGTAAGACCTTCCTGAGTCGCCACAGCATGGACATGAAATTTACCTACTGTGATGACAG AATTACAGACTTGATTGGATaccatccagaggagctgctgggccgTTCAGCTTATGAGTTCTACCATGCCTTGGACTCGGAGAGTATGACCAAGAGTCACCAGAACT TGTGTACAAAAGGTCAAGTAGTGACGGGGCAGTACCGAATGCTTGCCAAGCATGGTGGATACGTATGGCTGGAGACTCAGGGGACGGTGATTTACAACACTCGCAACCTGCAGCCTCAGTGTATTGTCTGTGTCAACTACGTGCTGAG TGAAATTGAGAAGAACGACATCGTGTTCTCCATGGACCAAACGGAATCTCTCTTCAAGCCTCACCTGCTGACGATGAGCACCGCCTACGAGAGCGGCATCCCTGGCACAGAGAAGAGTGACTTCTTGTTTACTAAGTTAAAGGAGGAACCAGAGGAACTTGCtcagctggcaccaacacccgGCGATGCCATTATTTCCCTGGATTTTG ACCTCCATGCAGGGACACAGAAGTTTGAGGAAGCCCCTGCCTTCACCACTGCTGTTTTGACACCAAACAAAGTGTGGCCAGCGGAAGGGAAAAGCCATGCTGCTCAAGGTGAAACACTGACAATACCGTCCTTTACAATGCCTCAGATTGCACCTGGCAGCAGTACTCCAAGCGCAAGCAGCAACAGTAGCTGTTCCACG CCAAGCAGCCCAGGAGATTATTACAATTCTGTGGATGAAGATTTTAAGATTGAGGTGATTGAAAAACTCTTTGCCATGGACACAGAATCAAAAAATCAGTGCAACTCCCAG ACTGACTTCAATGAACTGGACCTTGAAACCTTGGCTCCTTACATTCCTATGGATGGAGAAGATTTCCAGCTCAGCCCAATCTGCCAAGAAGAACGCCCCCTCTCTGAAAGTGCACAAAATACCCAGCAGAGTCTAAGTAGCATGAGTTCCATCTTCCAACCCCTTGCTTCTGCTTCACAGGATCAGTTTCCCCCAGAGAAATATTGCTCACAGATATCAAATAAAAACATGAACCCTGGTCATGGGTCCCTGTCATCAGTGTTCTTCAACAATGTGAGTAGGTCATCGCTGCCACCGTACCATCATCAAGCCAGCACTCCCCTGTCTTCGATGGGAGGAAGACCAAACACCCAGTGGCCACCTGATCCCCCATTAGAATATGTTCCTGCTAAATGGAGACTCATGGATAAATACTCAGGATCCCTATCAAGTTCCCCTTCAGGGCCACCAATACATTCTCACAGCATGCCcatatataaaaaaat GCCCCTGGATGCCTTTGGGCAACGAGGCATAGGTATAAACCCAGCGAGAATTGCACTGTCTAACAGTTTGAAACTGAAGCGACAACTGGATTATGAAGAACAGGCATTGCAACAGCTGAGTGGG GGAGATCCATCTGTCATAAACCCATCACACCTAATGTGGAAGAGAATGAAGTTTCTCAAAGGGGAAAATTGTTCCTTGGTTACAGAAAAGAAGGCTCTCAGCACAAGTATTCTTACTG ATGAATTTGTCTGTAACTCGAGAGGTTTGAGCCAAACAATGAAccaactgcagcagcagcagcagcagcaaccacCACCACCCACCTGTGGGAGTCCTGGTGAGAATTTGAAAGCAGGAGCATTTCCCCCTTCGTTTTACAGTTCCCAGTATCAGGACTATAGTGTCCAGCCAGCTCATAAAACGTCAG GTATGACCAGTCGGCTTCTGGGACCCTCTTTTGAACCCTACTTGTTGCCCGAGTTGACAAGATATGACTGTGAGGTGAACGTCCCTGTTTTGGGCAGCTCTACGCTTCTGCAGGGCAGTGAACTGctcagagcactggaccaggcaaCCTGA
- the EPAS1 gene encoding endothelial PAS domain-containing protein 1 isoform X1: protein MSLTEGRIDEADHPAPLLAESSSERRKEKSRDAARCRRSKETEVFYELAHELPLPHNISSHLDKASIMRLAISFLRTHKLLSSVCADNENELEADQQMDNLYLKALEGFIAVVTQDGDMIFLSENVNKYMGLTQVELTGHSIFDFTHPCDHEEIRENLSLKNVLGLSSTNHSSTVHASLMVSAGPGFGKKSKEMSTERDFFMRMKCTVTNRGRTVNLKSATWKVLHCTGQVKVYNTCPPHTLCGYKEPLLTCLIIMCEPIQHPSNIDIPLDSKTFLSRHSMDMKFTYCDDRITDLIGYHPEELLGRSAYEFYHALDSESMTKSHQNLCTKGQVVTGQYRMLAKHGGYVWLETQGTVIYNTRNLQPQCIVCVNYVLSEIEKNDIVFSMDQTESLFKPHLLTMSTAYESGIPGTEKSDFLFTKLKEEPEELAQLAPTPGDAIISLDFDLHAGTQKFEEAPAFTTAVLTPNKVWPAEGKSHAAQGETLTIPSFTMPQIAPGSSTPSASSNSSCSTPSSPGDYYNSVDEDFKIEVIEKLFAMDTESKNQCNSQTDFNELDLETLAPYIPMDGEDFQLSPICQEERPLSESAQNTQQSLSSMSSIFQPLASASQDQFPPEKYCSQISNKNMNPGHGSLSSVFFNNVSRSSLPPYHHQASTPLSSMGGRPNTQWPPDPPLEYVPAKWRLMDKYSGSLSSSPSGPPIHSHSMPIYKKMPLDAFGQRGIGINPARIALSNSLKLKRQLDYEEQALQQLSGGDPSVINPSHLMWKRMKFLKGENCSLVTEKKALSTSILTDEFVCNSRGLSQTMNQLQQQQQQQPPPPTCGSPGENLKAGAFPPSFYSSQYQDYSVQPAHKTSGMTSRLLGPSFEPYLLPELTRYDCEVNVPVLGSSTLLQGSELLRALDQAT, encoded by the exons GAGCAGTTCCGAACGGAGGAAGGAGAAATCAAGAGATGCAGCAAGATGCAGAAGAAGCAAGGAGACTGAAGTCTTCTATGAACTGGCACATgagctgcccctgccccacaacATCAGTTCCCACTTGGACAAGGCGTCCATAATGCGCCTGGCAATCAGTTTTCTGCGCACTCACAAGCTTCTGTCTTCAG taTGTGCTGACAATGAGAATGAACTAGAGGCAGACCAACAGATGGACAACTTGTACCTGAAAGCTTTGGAGGGATTTATTGCCGTGGTGACACAGGATGGAGACATGATCTTCTTGTCAGAGAATGTCAACAAATACATGGGTCTTACCCAG GTGGAATTAACTGGACACAGCATTTTTGACTTCACTCATCCATGTGACCACGAAGAAATTCGAGAGAATCTGAGTCTGAAAAATG TTTTAGGTCTGAGCTCTACAAACCACTCTTCAACGGTCCATGCATCTTTGATGGTCTCTGCAG GTCCAGGCTTTGGAAAGAAGAGCAAAGAGATGTCAACTGAGCGTGACTTCTTCATGAGGATGAAATGCACCGTTACCAACAGAGGCAGAACTGTTAACCTCAAGTCTGCCACATGGAAG GTTTTGCACTGTACTGGACAAGTTAAAGTGTATAACACTTGCCCTCCTCACACTCTGTGTGGGTATAAAGAGCCTCTTCTTACCTGCCTTATAATAATGTGTGAGCCTATTCAGCATCCTTCAAACATCGATATACCCCTGGACAGTAAGACCTTCCTGAGTCGCCACAGCATGGACATGAAATTTACCTACTGTGATGACAG AATTACAGACTTGATTGGATaccatccagaggagctgctgggccgTTCAGCTTATGAGTTCTACCATGCCTTGGACTCGGAGAGTATGACCAAGAGTCACCAGAACT TGTGTACAAAAGGTCAAGTAGTGACGGGGCAGTACCGAATGCTTGCCAAGCATGGTGGATACGTATGGCTGGAGACTCAGGGGACGGTGATTTACAACACTCGCAACCTGCAGCCTCAGTGTATTGTCTGTGTCAACTACGTGCTGAG TGAAATTGAGAAGAACGACATCGTGTTCTCCATGGACCAAACGGAATCTCTCTTCAAGCCTCACCTGCTGACGATGAGCACCGCCTACGAGAGCGGCATCCCTGGCACAGAGAAGAGTGACTTCTTGTTTACTAAGTTAAAGGAGGAACCAGAGGAACTTGCtcagctggcaccaacacccgGCGATGCCATTATTTCCCTGGATTTTG ACCTCCATGCAGGGACACAGAAGTTTGAGGAAGCCCCTGCCTTCACCACTGCTGTTTTGACACCAAACAAAGTGTGGCCAGCGGAAGGGAAAAGCCATGCTGCTCAAGGTGAAACACTGACAATACCGTCCTTTACAATGCCTCAGATTGCACCTGGCAGCAGTACTCCAAGCGCAAGCAGCAACAGTAGCTGTTCCACG CCAAGCAGCCCAGGAGATTATTACAATTCTGTGGATGAAGATTTTAAGATTGAGGTGATTGAAAAACTCTTTGCCATGGACACAGAATCAAAAAATCAGTGCAACTCCCAG ACTGACTTCAATGAACTGGACCTTGAAACCTTGGCTCCTTACATTCCTATGGATGGAGAAGATTTCCAGCTCAGCCCAATCTGCCAAGAAGAACGCCCCCTCTCTGAAAGTGCACAAAATACCCAGCAGAGTCTAAGTAGCATGAGTTCCATCTTCCAACCCCTTGCTTCTGCTTCACAGGATCAGTTTCCCCCAGAGAAATATTGCTCACAGATATCAAATAAAAACATGAACCCTGGTCATGGGTCCCTGTCATCAGTGTTCTTCAACAATGTGAGTAGGTCATCGCTGCCACCGTACCATCATCAAGCCAGCACTCCCCTGTCTTCGATGGGAGGAAGACCAAACACCCAGTGGCCACCTGATCCCCCATTAGAATATGTTCCTGCTAAATGGAGACTCATGGATAAATACTCAGGATCCCTATCAAGTTCCCCTTCAGGGCCACCAATACATTCTCACAGCATGCCcatatataaaaaaat GCCCCTGGATGCCTTTGGGCAACGAGGCATAGGTATAAACCCAGCGAGAATTGCACTGTCTAACAGTTTGAAACTGAAGCGACAACTGGATTATGAAGAACAGGCATTGCAACAGCTGAGTGGG GGAGATCCATCTGTCATAAACCCATCACACCTAATGTGGAAGAGAATGAAGTTTCTCAAAGGGGAAAATTGTTCCTTGGTTACAGAAAAGAAGGCTCTCAGCACAAGTATTCTTACTG ATGAATTTGTCTGTAACTCGAGAGGTTTGAGCCAAACAATGAAccaactgcagcagcagcagcagcagcaaccacCACCACCCACCTGTGGGAGTCCTGGTGAGAATTTGAAAGCAGGAGCATTTCCCCCTTCGTTTTACAGTTCCCAGTATCAGGACTATAGTGTCCAGCCAGCTCATAAAACGTCAG GTATGACCAGTCGGCTTCTGGGACCCTCTTTTGAACCCTACTTGTTGCCCGAGTTGACAAGATATGACTGTGAGGTGAACGTCCCTGTTTTGGGCAGCTCTACGCTTCTGCAGGGCAGTGAACTGctcagagcactggaccaggcaaCCTGA